From a single Leishmania major strain Friedlin complete genome, chromosome 27 genomic region:
- a CDS encoding hypothetical protein (previous protein_id=AAZ09964.1), which yields MRVPSKAAAALASKHEEDGVVAAVSPSIPSSLSATSSGRKEMREEPRWRRVEAAEDVRVQQQRATSVSTSPLTPPLLLQPNREVVSLGNYTPRGVEGSDEGSVSTTVTSNVTDRAGPAGNCKGGTPPSNSSRVLDLTPFAESTEDDRDDRGSKWDHTATFGITTPAILHISTYRTTADITTDRTRNSNPSSSTYSHLGDARQEREKRSPDADTAATPTAGMTPPSSVSLSFDSLSCAMPKVRRSSPELVRCGNGTARQLPRKCLRNANPACADSGRCTGPVARTTTPTTAPSTGLFSSSYAVCFQGHNAMSISDKDGDSSLRLRPRRCRGGSSCGSHEHWTMKPRLSGVNEVLLQSASTSDEPHLFRQALAAFQLWDTLLHLELHSNSAGGTYMVRLARPSPSSATATFTATDSDSRGAVMAVFKPCDEEIGQESNPHANRESDRTETFAPGSGSRREVLAYLLDHGHNAGVPPTLEVASTYWAGAGATTASSDGGGGAATASSSTGTLGAVTEGGDAPANGSLRSSRTGGTDCRGTGAGDGDSIAARVAASTHLRIGSLQLFVPGCEEAADVLPGHFDVDEVHALAIFDIRTLNGDRHGGNVLVCNYRRCRKGRRPVMARRPRCASLANAAESDGAASSPSVPPTAARLSPEVSAITTMAKEDVPHLLPIDHSYICPSGYADPDYEWLSWPQSKKPFSARNLAYIAALDAVADAELVRSALLAHSSVSTRDLLTLQASAGCNDFGMVERQPDAALTSLTCDDVQRTRAAMLDCATVEAASAALASRHIPRQLFGHGAAAASLDDLTGLSPLPRVPAQKAVAPTTSAVAAPSASGAATAKKSSAIDGGAEAPSAHPHASTWDTAAVELMINFDRGDSLSTEAMHKDASAVRAHAMSTAWSASSSSTPFLEALHFWSREHVSDPVAYDRDAANTAAEVMRCTTRLLQIAALEFHMTAYEIGSLCRRPRVTQASVLEEVLEQARDEQTWEPVWSRFDDVVRQRLADLSTSGQ from the coding sequence ATGCGCGTGCCCTCcaaagcagcggcggcgctggcttCGAAGCACGAGGaagacggcgtcgtcgctgctgtctcgCCCTCGATACCGTCGTCTCTCTCAGCCACCTCATCAGGTCGCAAGGAGATGCGAGAGgagccgcggtggcgccgggtCGAGGCCGCCGAAGACGTGCGCGTTCAGCAACAGCGAGCCACGTCGGTGTCCACGTCCccgctgacgccgccgcttctgctccaGCCGAATCGAGAGGTAGTGTCGCTGGGCAACTACACACCGAGAGGGGTCGAGGGGTCTGACGAAGGCAGCGTGAGCACGACCGTCACCTCCAACGTGACTGACCGTGCTGGGCCCGCTGGAAACTGCAAGGGCGGAACTCCCCCCTCCAACAGTTCCCGCGTGCTGGACTTGACGCCATTTGCTGAGAGCACAGAGGACGACCGGGACGACCGCGGCAGCAAGTGGGACCACACCGCCACTTTCGGCATCACCACGCCGGCGATCTTGCACATATCGACTTACCGCACGACCGCTGACATCACTACTGATCGCACGAGGAACAGCAaccccagcagcagcacttaCTCACATCTTGGAGATGCGCGGCAGGAGCGGGAGAAGCGCTCGCCAGATGCAGACACGGCTGCGACCCCCACAGCGGGAATGACGCCGCCTTCCtcagtctctctctcgttcgACTCGTTGTCGTGCGCTATGCCGAAAGTGAGGAGATCGTCCCCCGAGCTGGTGAGATGCGGGAACGGTACGGCACGACAGCTCCCTCGCAAGTGTCTACGGAACGCAAATCCCGCGTGCGCTGATAGCGGTCGCTGCACTGGACCAGTGGCGCGCACCACtacgccgacgacggcgccgtctACCGGccttttctcctcctcttaCGCGGTCTGCTTCCAGGGCCACAACGCCATGTCCATCAGTGACAAGGACGGGGACAGCTCGCTGCGTCTCCGTccgcgccgatgccgcggcggcagcagctgcggctcgCACGAACACTGGACCATGAAGCCTCGACTTAGCGGCGTCAACGAGGTCCTGCTACAGAGTGCATCTACATCCGACGAGCCTCACCTATTCCGCCAGGCGCTCGCTGCCTTTCAGCTGTGGGACACCCTACTGCACCTCGAGCtgcacagcaacagcgcagGCGGCACGTACATGGTGCGACTTGCAAGGCCGTCGCCCTcatcggcgacagcgacTTTCACGGCGACCGATAGCGACAGCCGTGGCGCCGTGATGGCTGTGTTCAAGCCATGCGATGAGGAAATCGGTCAGGAGAGCAACCCACACGCGAATCGTGAAAGCGACCGCACGGAGACGTTTGCccccggcagcggcagccggcgTGAAGTGCTCGCGTACCTCCTCGATCACGGACACAACGCCGGggtgccgccgacgctggAGGTGGCATCGACTTACTGGGCCGGGGCGGGTGCGACAACAGCGAGCAGCGatgggggtggtggtgctgctaCCGCGAGCTCGTCCACAGGCACACTAGGCGCGGTGACAGAAGGTGGAGATGCCCCTGCGAACGGCAGCCTTCGAAGTTCACGCACGGGTGGGACAGACTGTCGAGGTACCGGTGCTGGCGATGGCGACAGCATTGCTGCTCGAGTGGCAGCATCCACGCACCTCCGGATCGGCAGCTTGCAGCTTTTCGTGCCTGGCTGTGAAGAGGCTGCGGACGTTCTCCCCGGCCACTTCGACGTCGACGAGGTGCACGCGCTTGCCATCTTCGATATCCGCACCCTGAACGGCGACCGACACGGTGGCAACGTACTTGTCTGCAActatcgccgctgccggaaGGGAAGAAGGCCCGTTATGGCACGTCGTCCGCGGTGCGCTAGCCTAGCTAACGCCGCGGAGAGCGACGGGGCTGCATCGTCGCCTTCGGTGCCTCCGACAGCGGCCCGATTGTCACCTGAGGTGTCCGCGATCACCACCATGGCCAAGGAAGACGTTCCGCACTTGCTCCCGATCGACCACAGCTATATCTGTCCGTCCGGCTACGCCGATCCGGACTACGAGTGGCTGTCGTGGCCCCAATCCAAGAAGCCATTTTCGGCGCGCAATCTGGCCTACATCGCCGCCCTGGACGCAGTGGCAGATGCGGAGCTGGTGCGATCAGCGCTCCTCGCACacagcagcgtctccaccCGCGATTTGTTGACGCTGCAAGCAAGCGCAGGCTGCAATGACTTTGGGATGGTGGAGAGGCAGCCAGACGCTGCGCTGACGTCGCTGACGTGCGATGATGTTCAGCGTACTCGAGCAGCCATGCTGGACTGTGCGACGGTCGAAGCAGCGAGTGCAGCGCTCGCGTCTCGTCACATTCCGCGGCAGTTGTTCGGTcatggtgctgccgccgcgagctTGGACGATCTCACGGGGCTCTCGCCTCTGCCGAGGGTGCCGGCCCAAAAAGCGGTGGCACCGACAACCAGTGCGGTTGCAGCACCCTCCGCGTCTGGGGCTGCAACcgcgaagaagagcagcgccaTTGATGGTGGCGCTGAGGCCCCCTCCGCGCATCCACATGCGAGCACTTGGGATACAGCAGCTGTAGAGCTGATGATCAATTTCGACAGAGGCGATAGTTTGAGCACGGAGGCGATGCACAAAGACGCTTCTGCTGTCCGTGCTCATGCAATGTCGACTGCGTGGTCGGCGTCGTCTTCCTCCACACCATTCCTTGAAGCGTTGCATTTCTGGTCACGCGAGCATGTATCTGACCCTGTCGCGTACGACAGGGACGCGGCCAACACCGCGGCAGAGGTGATGCGCTGCACGACGCGCCTGCTACAGATCGCAGCCCTTGAGTTTCACATGACGGCTTACGAGATTGGAAGTCTGTGCCGGCGCCCGCGCGTCACGCAGgcgtcggtgctggaggaggtaCTCGAACAGGCGAGAGATGAGCAGACGTGGGAGCCGGTCTGGTCCAGGTTCGACGATGTTGtccggcagcggctcgctGACCTCAGCACGTCTGGCCAGTAA
- a CDS encoding hypothetical protein (previous protein_id=AAZ09965.1), whose translation MRWVSYQSNIYKYGLVFMCAASLLALMNDGGSTKESWDWMRQQYDLRQAKKIQ comes from the coding sequence ATGAGGTGGGTGTCTTATCAGTCCAACATCTACAAGTATGGGCTTGTGTTCATGTGCGCCGCGTCGTTGCTGGCGTTGATGAACGACGGCGGTAGCACCAAGGAGAGTTGGGACTGGATGCGCCAGCAGTACGACCTCCGGCAGGCGAAGAAGATTCAgtag
- a CDS encoding conserved hypothetical protein (previous protein_id=AAZ09966.1), with the protein MRRTLQTANNAMGGGLPIHRDTMRKPRLVTEVGTWLYKKETMQNFSKWCRERQVRAYGNVKMTSTIHFARCLRASKSILPGQAIITSPLSACFNFLTVAKEMYDCPSTAFPLQLNWMNYNERLPFMTSACMYEFAQAGWMTRIASLEESVYTPYVHYLLEDTRGRDGISNGMGKEREEESGVLDHYLSEMATDACEDPEVFLENFFRGLACVHLRSQPIEAVAVEAFVPGTNFFKAKSSEMYVPTLVPLVDAVPQLENGSHNTVLEYYPFTDVATLRAQCEELQIPFFEKGKEEPIVAQATRTARGVAQQINVESELMDPALLEGGGFFALRALEPLDVGDVLYLRRFPDVWSRAGERMMDAQVMEANRLLSRDDE; encoded by the coding sequence ATGCGTCGTACATTGCAGACGGCGAACAACGCCATGGGTGGGGGCCTCCCCATCCACCGTGACACCATGCGCAAGCCGCGCCTCGTGACGGAGGTGGGGACGTGGTTGTACAAGAAGGAGACCATGCAGAACTTCAGCAAATGGTGCCGCGAGCGTCAGGTGCGGGCGTACGGAAACGTGAAGATGACGTCGACGATTCACTTTGCTCGGTGTCTGCGCGCCTCGAAGTCGATCCTGCCGGGGCAGGCCATCATCACCAGTCCCCTCTCCGCGTGCTTCAACTTCTTGACGGTCGCGAAGGAGATGTACGACTGCCCGTCCACAGCGTTTCCATTGCAGCTGAACTGGATGAACTACAACGAGCGCCTGCCCTTCATGACGAGCGCCTGCATGTACGAGTTCGCACAGGCTGGATGGATGACGCGCATCGCCTCCCTCGAGGAATCTGTGTACACGCCATACGTGCATTACCTCTTGGAGGACACGCGCGGCCGCGACGGCATCTCGAATGGCATGGGCAAAGaacgcgaggaggagagcggtgTGCTGGACCACTATCTATCCGAGATGGCGACAGACGCCTGCGAAGACCCGGAGGTGTTCCTGGAGAACTTCTTTCGTGGGCTGGCGTGCGTGCACCTCCGCTCGCAGCCGATCGAGGCGGTCGCCGTCGAGGCATTCGTGCCCGGCACGAACTTCTTCAAAGCCAAGTCGAGCGAGATGTACGTCCCGACCCTCGTCCCCCTCGTCGATGCCGTCCCGCAGCTGGAGAACGGCTCGCACAACACGGTTCTCGAGTACTACCCCTTCACAGATGTGGCAACACTTCGGGCGCAATGTGAAGAGCTGCAGATCCCCTTCTTTGAGAAGGGCAAAGAGGAGCCGATTGTGGCGCAGGCGACGCGCACGGCGCGAGGCGTGGCACAGCAGATCAACGTGGAGAGCGAGTTGATGGACCCCGCACTTCTGGAGGGCGGCGGCTTTTTTGCCTTGCGCGCGCTGGAGCCGCTGGATGTTGGCGACGTGCTGTACCTGCGTCGATTCCCTGACGTGTGGAGTCGCGCCGGAGAGCGCATGATGGACGCGCAGGTGATGGAGGCGAATCGACTGCTGTCGCGTGACGACGAATGA